A single region of the Marinobacter nanhaiticus D15-8W genome encodes:
- the glnL gene encoding nitrogen regulation protein NR(II): MSKNIVYRQILDHLTTATLVLDSNLTIEYINAAAEYLLEASGSRIVGTNLASLFTGSEEAFETLHDAARTGQPFTKREAEFTLLSGSRFTVDYSVSNIGADSNSLLLELQPRDRLLRITREEDMLTQQETTRILVRGMAHEIKNPLGGIRGAAQLLDRELTDENQKEYTRVIIDEADRLRSLVDRMLGPNKAPQFQSTNIHEVLERVRTLLEAESKGRVRLERDYDPSLPEFQGDKEQLIQAFLNVARNAMEAAADHVSEESPCITFRTRALRQFTIGHRRYRLVCRVDIEDNGPGIPPDLLQNIFYPMISGRANGTGLGLSITQSIIGQHQGLVECESVPGCTDFIIFLPLELKA, encoded by the coding sequence ATGTCGAAGAATATTGTCTACAGACAAATACTGGATCATCTGACGACCGCGACGCTGGTGCTGGATAGCAACCTGACGATCGAATACATCAACGCGGCCGCTGAATACCTGCTGGAAGCCAGCGGTTCACGCATTGTGGGCACGAACCTGGCGAGCTTGTTTACCGGCTCCGAGGAAGCCTTCGAGACCCTGCATGACGCCGCGCGTACTGGCCAGCCGTTCACCAAGCGGGAAGCCGAATTCACCCTGCTCTCAGGTTCGCGGTTTACGGTCGACTATTCGGTGTCCAATATTGGTGCAGACTCGAATTCGCTACTGCTGGAACTCCAGCCTCGTGATCGTTTGCTGCGCATCACCCGTGAAGAGGACATGCTGACCCAACAGGAGACCACCCGAATCCTGGTACGCGGCATGGCACACGAGATCAAGAACCCCCTCGGCGGCATCCGGGGAGCAGCGCAACTCCTTGACCGTGAGTTGACCGACGAAAACCAGAAGGAATACACGCGGGTAATTATCGACGAAGCCGATCGCCTGCGGAGCCTGGTGGACCGAATGCTTGGCCCCAACAAGGCGCCGCAGTTCCAGTCCACCAACATCCATGAGGTGTTGGAACGGGTCCGTACACTGCTGGAGGCGGAGAGCAAAGGGCGAGTTCGGTTGGAACGGGATTACGACCCTAGCCTCCCTGAGTTCCAGGGCGATAAGGAGCAGCTGATCCAGGCGTTCCTGAATGTCGCCCGCAATGCCATGGAAGCAGCCGCCGACCATGTCTCCGAAGAGTCGCCCTGCATCACGTTCCGAACCCGGGCGCTACGCCAATTCACCATCGGCCACCGACGTTACCGGTTAGTGTGCCGGGTCGACATCGAGGACAACGGACCGGGCATCCCGCCGGATCTGTTGCAGAACATTTTTTACCCCATGATCAGTGGCCGGGCCAACGGAACAGGCCTGGGCCTATCGATTACGCAAAGCATCATCGGTCAACACCAGGGGCTCGTTGAATGCGAGAGTGTCCCCGGCTGCACCGATTTCATCATTTTCCTGCCTCTGGAGCTGAAAGCATGA
- a CDS encoding DUF4124 domain-containing protein, producing MKRIVALLGVVALSGTMTCTVAQAEVYKRVDAQGNVTYSDEPLDGGEAIDVKPVTTVTLPKADQVREIVERNRRNEDRDQQTSQPYGKVGFVAPEDNSAFHSGSGDVTFSVSSQPALRQGHLFEVSLDGQPIGQNASGQFSVNNVYRGTHEASVNIVDGQGRIIQPGQSISFTIHRPSVLN from the coding sequence GTGAAACGAATTGTCGCTCTACTCGGCGTTGTCGCGCTGTCCGGTACGATGACCTGTACCGTAGCCCAGGCCGAGGTGTACAAGCGTGTGGATGCCCAGGGCAACGTCACCTATTCGGATGAGCCACTGGATGGCGGTGAAGCCATCGACGTCAAGCCGGTTACTACCGTTACCCTGCCGAAGGCCGATCAGGTCCGCGAGATCGTCGAGCGCAATCGGCGCAACGAAGACCGGGATCAGCAAACGAGCCAGCCTTACGGTAAAGTCGGCTTTGTGGCTCCTGAAGACAACAGTGCGTTCCATAGCGGCAGCGGCGATGTCACCTTTTCAGTCAGCAGCCAGCCAGCATTGCGCCAGGGCCACCTGTTCGAAGTCTCTCTTGATGGCCAGCCTATCGGCCAGAATGCTTCGGGGCAGTTCTCGGTTAACAATGTCTATCGGGGTACCCACGAAGCTTCGGTAAATATCGTCGATGGCCAGGGGCGCATTATCCAGCCGGGCCAGAGCATCAGCTTTACCATCCACCGCCCTTCTGTCCTGAATTAA
- the glnA gene encoding glutamate--ammonia ligase yields the protein MSKTLDLIKEHEVKWIDLRFTDSRGKEQHVTLPSSEIDEDFFTDGKMFDGSSIAGWKGINESDMILMPDDSTGVIDPFTEETTLNLTCDIVEPTTMQGYERDPRSVARRAEEYLKSTGIADGALFGPEPEFFVFDSARWNVDMKGAMYELYSEEAAWVSGEDFERNNIGHRPGVKGGYFPVPPVDSLHDLRGAMCAAMESMGLEIEVHHHEVGTAGQCEIGVGANTLTKKADEVQILKYCVHNVAHAYGKTATFMPKPVVGDNGSGMHVHMSLNKDGKNVFAGDGYAGLSETALYYIGGIIKHAKTINAFTNASTNSYKRLVPGFEAPVMLAYSARNRSASIRIPYVSSPKARRIEVRFPDPSANPYLAFAAMLMAGLDGIQNKIHPGDAMDKDLYDLPKEEALNIPTVCETFQEALDTLEKDHEFLTRGGVFTEDMIAGYIDLKRGEVERLNMTTHPVEFELYYSV from the coding sequence ATGTCCAAGACGCTTGACCTGATCAAAGAACACGAAGTGAAGTGGATTGACCTGCGGTTTACCGACAGCCGCGGCAAGGAACAGCACGTGACACTGCCTTCCAGCGAGATCGACGAAGATTTCTTTACTGACGGCAAGATGTTCGATGGTTCTTCCATCGCCGGCTGGAAAGGCATCAATGAATCCGACATGATCCTGATGCCGGACGACTCCACGGGCGTTATCGATCCGTTCACCGAAGAAACCACCCTGAACCTCACCTGCGACATCGTCGAGCCGACCACCATGCAAGGCTACGAGCGTGACCCGCGCTCTGTTGCCCGTCGCGCCGAGGAATACCTGAAGTCCACCGGCATTGCCGATGGCGCCCTGTTCGGTCCGGAGCCCGAGTTCTTCGTATTCGACTCCGCCCGCTGGAATGTCGACATGAAGGGCGCGATGTACGAACTCTACTCCGAAGAAGCGGCGTGGGTTTCCGGCGAAGACTTCGAACGCAACAACATCGGTCACCGTCCGGGCGTTAAAGGCGGCTACTTCCCGGTGCCGCCGGTCGATAGCCTGCACGACCTGCGTGGCGCCATGTGTGCAGCCATGGAGTCCATGGGCCTTGAAATCGAAGTGCACCACCACGAAGTGGGCACCGCTGGCCAGTGTGAAATCGGCGTTGGCGCCAACACCCTGACCAAAAAGGCCGACGAGGTCCAGATCCTCAAGTACTGTGTGCACAACGTCGCCCACGCCTACGGCAAGACCGCGACCTTCATGCCCAAGCCTGTCGTTGGCGACAACGGTTCTGGCATGCACGTACACATGTCCCTGAACAAGGATGGCAAAAACGTCTTCGCCGGTGACGGCTACGCTGGCCTCAGCGAGACGGCCCTGTACTACATCGGCGGTATCATCAAGCACGCCAAGACCATCAACGCGTTCACCAACGCGTCGACCAACAGCTACAAGCGTCTGGTACCAGGCTTCGAAGCACCGGTTATGCTGGCCTACTCCGCCCGTAACCGCTCCGCTTCCATCCGCATTCCTTATGTGAGCAGCCCGAAAGCGCGTCGTATCGAAGTTCGCTTCCCGGATCCGTCTGCCAACCCGTACCTGGCGTTCGCTGCCATGCTGATGGCCGGCCTTGACGGCATCCAGAACAAGATCCACCCGGGCGATGCCATGGACAAGGACCTGTACGATCTGCCGAAGGAAGAAGCGCTGAACATCCCGACGGTGTGTGAAACCTTCCAGGAAGCCCTGGATACACTGGAAAAGGACCACGAGTTCCTGACCCGTGGCGGTGTCTTCACCGAGGACATGATCGCAGGCTACATCGATCTGAAGCGCGGCGAAGTCGAGCGTCTGAACATGACCACGCACCCGGTCGAGTTCGAACTTTACTACTCTGTGTAA
- the typA gene encoding translational GTPase TypA — translation MIEKRRNIAIIAHVDHGKTTLVDKLLEQSGTLDRKSSGAERIMDSNDQEKERGITILAKNTAIRWNEYQINIVDTPGHADFGGEVERVMSMVDSVLLLVDAVDGPMPQTRFVTQKAFDRGLKPIVVVNKVDRPGARPDWVINEVFDLFDRLGATDEQLDFPIVYASALNGIAGPEADQLADDMTPLFEAITQHVPAPDVDLNAPFQMQISQLDYDSYVGVIGIGRITRGKLRPGQQVSVIDRHDKKRNAKVLEVKGFHGLQRVPVEEASAGDIVCISGISELFISDTLCDPQNAERLPALTVDEPTVSMTFQVNDSPFAGKEGKFVTSRNIKERLEKELLHNVALRVVQGETSEKFKVSGRGELHLSVLIENMRREGFELGVSRPEVVQREVDGEIHEPYEFVVIDVEDQHQGSIMEVMGLRRAELKNMVPDGRGRTRLEFIMPARGLIGFRNQFLTLTSGTGIITNVFDHYGPVKGGDIEHRNNGVLVSMVDGKVLGYALMTLQERGRLFVDPGTEVYEGMIIGIHNRDNDLVVNPTKAKQLTNIRAAGTDENVMLTPPIRMSLEQALEFIDDDELVEVTPESVRIRKKLLKENERRRANKK, via the coding sequence GTGATCGAAAAACGCCGAAATATCGCCATCATTGCTCACGTCGACCATGGCAAGACCACGCTGGTCGACAAGCTGCTGGAGCAGTCCGGTACCCTGGACCGCAAATCCAGCGGCGCCGAGCGGATCATGGACTCCAACGATCAGGAGAAAGAGCGGGGCATCACCATTCTCGCCAAGAACACTGCGATCCGCTGGAACGAATACCAGATCAACATCGTCGACACCCCGGGTCACGCCGACTTCGGCGGTGAGGTTGAGCGGGTGATGTCCATGGTGGACTCGGTGCTGTTGTTGGTCGATGCCGTCGACGGCCCGATGCCGCAAACCCGCTTCGTCACCCAGAAGGCGTTCGATCGTGGGCTGAAGCCGATCGTCGTCGTCAACAAGGTTGATCGTCCCGGCGCCCGTCCGGACTGGGTCATCAACGAAGTCTTCGATCTTTTTGATCGCCTGGGTGCGACCGACGAGCAACTGGATTTTCCAATTGTCTACGCCTCGGCATTGAATGGCATTGCCGGTCCGGAAGCGGATCAGTTGGCGGATGACATGACGCCGCTGTTCGAAGCGATTACCCAGCACGTACCGGCGCCAGACGTTGATCTCAATGCGCCGTTCCAGATGCAGATCTCCCAGCTCGATTACGACAGCTACGTGGGCGTTATCGGTATCGGCCGCATTACCCGCGGCAAGCTGCGCCCGGGCCAACAGGTATCGGTCATCGATCGCCACGACAAGAAACGCAACGCCAAGGTGCTTGAGGTTAAAGGCTTCCATGGCCTGCAGCGCGTACCGGTGGAAGAAGCCAGCGCCGGCGATATCGTCTGTATCAGCGGTATCAGCGAGCTGTTCATCTCCGACACCCTGTGCGATCCCCAAAATGCCGAGCGCCTTCCGGCGCTGACGGTGGACGAACCGACTGTAAGTATGACTTTCCAGGTCAACGACTCGCCGTTTGCCGGAAAGGAAGGCAAGTTCGTTACCAGTCGTAATATCAAGGAGCGCCTTGAAAAAGAGCTGCTGCATAACGTGGCTCTCCGTGTTGTGCAGGGAGAGACCTCCGAAAAATTCAAGGTCTCCGGCCGTGGTGAGCTTCACCTGTCGGTATTGATCGAGAACATGCGCCGCGAGGGTTTTGAGCTGGGCGTGTCCCGGCCGGAAGTGGTCCAGCGTGAGGTCGATGGTGAGATCCACGAGCCGTACGAATTCGTCGTGATCGACGTGGAAGACCAGCACCAGGGTTCCATTATGGAAGTCATGGGTCTGCGCCGCGCCGAGCTGAAGAACATGGTGCCGGACGGCCGAGGTCGTACACGTCTGGAATTCATCATGCCGGCGCGCGGACTGATTGGTTTCCGCAACCAGTTCCTGACCCTGACCTCCGGTACGGGCATCATCACCAACGTCTTCGACCACTACGGTCCGGTGAAGGGTGGCGACATCGAGCACCGCAACAACGGTGTGCTGGTATCGATGGTGGACGGCAAGGTGCTGGGCTATGCCCTGATGACCCTGCAAGAGCGTGGACGCCTGTTCGTCGATCCGGGTACGGAAGTGTACGAAGGCATGATCATCGGTATCCACAACCGGGACAATGACCTGGTGGTCAACCCGACGAAGGCCAAGCAGCTCACCAACATCCGTGCCGCCGGCACCGACGAAAACGTCATGCTGACGCCGCCGATCCGGATGAGTCTGGAGCAGGCCCTGGAATTCATCGATGACGACGAGCTGGTGGAAGTCACGCCGGAATCCGTACGTATCCGTAAGAAGCTGCTCAAGGAAAACGAGCGGCGTCGCGCGAACAAGAAGTAA
- the pip gene encoding prolyl aminopeptidase translates to MLSLYPDIKPYAEHRLKVDAPHELYIEESGNSDGIPVVVVHGGPGGGCEDYYRRFFDAERFRIILFDQRGAGRSTPLAELEGNDTQALVEDLERIRHFLGIDQWVLFGGSWGSTLSLVYAETHPDQVLALILRGIFLCRPQDIHWFYQEGASRVFPDYWRDYLSVIPEGERDDLVSAYYRRLTSPNELEQIQAAKAWSVWEGRCATLHPNPRVVEHFGHPHVAIALARIECHYFMNNAFLEADQIVRDAGRLKGIPGHIVHGRYDMVCPLDNAQALTEAWPEADFAIIRDAGHSASEPAIVDALMIACEKVAEYYAKGPHRPV, encoded by the coding sequence ATGCTGTCGCTCTATCCCGACATCAAGCCCTACGCCGAGCATCGCCTGAAAGTGGATGCGCCCCATGAACTCTATATAGAAGAAAGCGGTAATTCCGACGGTATTCCTGTGGTGGTGGTTCATGGCGGTCCCGGTGGAGGATGTGAGGACTACTACCGGCGCTTTTTCGATGCCGAGCGTTTTCGCATCATCTTGTTCGACCAGCGTGGTGCAGGGCGCTCCACACCGCTGGCGGAGCTCGAAGGCAATGACACCCAGGCGCTGGTGGAGGATCTGGAGCGCATTCGCCATTTCCTTGGGATCGATCAGTGGGTGCTATTTGGCGGGAGTTGGGGCTCGACCCTGAGCCTGGTCTATGCCGAAACCCATCCCGACCAAGTGCTTGCATTAATCCTGCGTGGCATCTTCCTATGCAGGCCGCAGGATATCCACTGGTTCTATCAGGAAGGTGCCAGTCGCGTCTTTCCAGATTACTGGAGGGATTATCTCTCAGTGATCCCCGAAGGTGAGCGGGACGATTTAGTGAGCGCCTACTACCGTCGATTGACCAGTCCCAATGAGCTTGAGCAGATACAAGCGGCAAAAGCCTGGTCCGTTTGGGAAGGGCGCTGCGCCACGCTCCATCCCAATCCCCGCGTCGTCGAGCATTTCGGTCATCCCCATGTGGCCATCGCGTTGGCCCGGATCGAGTGCCACTACTTCATGAACAATGCCTTCCTTGAAGCGGATCAAATCGTTCGCGACGCCGGACGCCTGAAAGGGATCCCGGGCCATATCGTTCACGGGCGCTATGACATGGTGTGTCCATTGGACAACGCCCAGGCACTGACCGAAGCCTGGCCGGAAGCCGACTTCGCGATCATCCGTGATGCGGGCCATTCTGCTTCTGAGCCGGCGATCGTCGATGCACTGATGATTGCCTGCGAGAAAGTCGCTGAGTACTACGCGAAAGGGCCCCATCGTCCGGTCTAG
- the dtd gene encoding D-aminoacyl-tRNA deacylase: protein MKALIQRVTQANVDVGGQSVGRIDAGILLFLGVEHKDTRDTVLRLCQRILNYRIFADDDGRMNLSLLDTGGSLLAVPQFTLAADTRKGQRPSFSSAAPPEQGKPLFDAFVEQAGQSLGSARLATGQFGADMAVSLVNDGPVTFVLEA, encoded by the coding sequence TTGAAAGCGCTGATCCAGCGGGTCACTCAAGCCAACGTCGATGTGGGCGGCCAATCGGTCGGCCGGATTGATGCCGGTATCCTGCTTTTCCTGGGCGTCGAGCATAAAGACACCCGGGACACCGTTCTTCGCCTTTGCCAGCGCATTCTCAACTACCGAATCTTCGCCGACGATGATGGTCGGATGAACCTCAGCCTCCTCGATACCGGGGGTAGTCTACTTGCCGTTCCACAGTTCACCCTTGCTGCCGATACCCGAAAGGGCCAGCGCCCCAGTTTTTCCTCTGCGGCGCCCCCCGAGCAGGGGAAGCCCTTGTTCGATGCTTTTGTGGAGCAGGCGGGACAGTCATTGGGTTCGGCGCGGTTGGCAACGGGGCAATTCGGTGCGGACATGGCAGTAAGCCTGGTAAACGATGGGCCTGTCACCTTCGTTCTGGAAGCGTGA
- a CDS encoding porin: MKKTLIASAVAAATFSGAALAQESNLPTVYGNIQYAVYYEDIDGTSELSHFDNGSTLGVKHDHEIAPGLTGFLKLELEGLAADDKDRETGLEDVDEAYIGVKGDSFGQLWVGSDDSVYESAIVGIANFYEVGDNFGGLQDTGEGDLIQYQTPSFGGLTFAGAVQINGDGDDQSLSDKNGKKSYPYQLVAAYEMDALSLAVAMDSNDGGDDNNENTYGVRAAYSMDNLSLSAEYQTRKDDADLAGVMGVYTLGANQFALSYELKSFDETDDDQDIVTLQALHNLSDHMYVYVEGYLKSSDEDNINEFFQNGETVAVAADEKSGVAVGAVYYF; this comes from the coding sequence ATGAAAAAGACTCTGATCGCATCGGCTGTAGCGGCGGCTACATTCTCCGGCGCTGCTCTGGCGCAGGAAAGCAACCTGCCGACCGTTTACGGTAACATCCAGTATGCGGTGTACTACGAGGATATCGACGGTACCTCCGAGCTGAGCCACTTCGACAACGGTTCTACTCTGGGTGTTAAGCACGACCACGAAATTGCCCCGGGCCTGACTGGCTTCCTGAAGCTGGAGCTTGAAGGTCTGGCTGCTGACGACAAAGACCGTGAAACTGGTCTGGAAGATGTCGACGAAGCTTACATCGGTGTTAAGGGCGACAGCTTCGGTCAACTGTGGGTTGGTTCTGACGACTCCGTATACGAGTCAGCCATCGTTGGCATTGCTAACTTCTACGAGGTTGGTGACAACTTCGGTGGCCTGCAAGATACTGGTGAAGGCGACCTGATCCAGTACCAGACTCCGTCCTTCGGCGGCCTGACTTTTGCCGGCGCTGTTCAGATCAACGGTGATGGTGATGATCAGTCACTGTCTGACAAGAACGGTAAGAAGTCCTACCCGTACCAGTTGGTTGCTGCCTACGAAATGGACGCGCTGAGCTTGGCCGTTGCTATGGATTCTAACGACGGTGGCGATGATAACAACGAGAACACCTACGGTGTGCGCGCCGCATACTCTATGGATAACCTCTCCCTGTCCGCTGAGTATCAGACCCGCAAAGACGATGCTGATCTGGCCGGTGTCATGGGCGTTTACACACTGGGCGCCAACCAGTTTGCTCTGTCATACGAACTCAAGTCTTTCGACGAGACTGATGACGATCAGGACATCGTAACTCTGCAGGCGCTGCATAACCTTTCCGATCACATGTACGTCTATGTGGAGGGTTACCTGAAGTCCTCTGACGAAGATAACATCAACGAGTTCTTCCAGAATGGCGAGACCGTTGCTGTTGCCGCTGACGAGAAGAGTGGCGTAGCTGTTGGTGCGGTTTACTACTTCTGA
- a CDS encoding CYTH domain-containing protein, translating to MAEELEIKLTLASDSSERVLAWIADKHAGELSSKHLLNRYYDTPDQMLNQQRAALRVRQAGTHYIQTLKTKGEFVSGAHRRNEWEWPLPGANLNLGLLADTPIADRVNLAELEVIFETNFQRQSVILEENDASVEFALDLGKIVADDKALDLAEVEFELKSGDSGALMALAVELSGRAPMFLNLVSKAEQGYWLAGLGEPSPEVVGDDSVTAFLRAVSVQWLTGVASEALQSAIEAIETSAENLGLRSQWQWVREQASTSQHPRWMFQPPLVQLQLGLLNG from the coding sequence ATGGCTGAAGAGCTGGAAATCAAGCTGACCCTCGCATCCGATAGCTCCGAACGGGTCCTAGCCTGGATAGCGGATAAGCACGCGGGTGAGCTTTCCAGCAAACACCTGCTCAATCGCTACTACGACACGCCTGACCAGATGCTTAACCAGCAGCGTGCCGCCTTGCGGGTTCGGCAGGCGGGCACCCATTACATCCAAACCCTCAAGACCAAGGGCGAATTCGTCTCCGGAGCCCACCGCCGCAACGAATGGGAGTGGCCGCTACCCGGGGCAAACCTGAATCTAGGTCTCCTGGCTGATACGCCTATTGCGGATCGGGTCAACCTGGCGGAGCTCGAGGTGATCTTCGAGACCAATTTCCAGCGCCAGAGTGTCATCCTGGAGGAAAACGATGCGTCAGTGGAGTTCGCCCTGGATCTCGGCAAAATCGTCGCCGACGATAAGGCGCTTGATCTGGCCGAAGTGGAGTTCGAGCTTAAAAGCGGTGACAGTGGTGCGTTGATGGCCTTGGCGGTGGAGCTTTCCGGCCGGGCACCGATGTTTCTGAATCTGGTGAGCAAGGCGGAGCAGGGCTACTGGCTGGCCGGGCTGGGTGAGCCGTCACCGGAAGTGGTCGGCGACGATAGCGTTACGGCCTTTCTGCGGGCTGTGAGCGTGCAGTGGCTGACAGGCGTAGCGAGCGAAGCCTTGCAATCAGCCATTGAGGCGATCGAGACGAGCGCCGAAAACTTAGGCCTCCGGTCCCAGTGGCAGTGGGTGCGTGAGCAGGCATCGACGTCGCAGCATCCTCGCTGGATGTTTCAGCCGCCACTGGTCCAACTACAACTGGGGTTGCTGAACGGCTAG
- a CDS encoding potassium channel protein: MLNKDRRAITAEHHFSHLPMSGVIRQRIKRLLIALLSLVGIHIIAMMTFEGLSLLEAFWLTFTTLATVGYGDISPQTPWGRLITVAVMYIMAITVLTLIVSDYIEYRFYRRERILTGRWRYNMKNHIVIINTPKYGGQQYFLRLSSQIRAVPGYESVPIQILTQQYPEGLPPELRDAGLVHYHGSGGDPQALRAVNIIDARHIIVLAPDESDPDSDSVTFNIAHRLNDLKLCHRATLECVRDEDRHRYTTMGIRTVIRPVRTYPEIMVRAVVSPGSEKVLEDLFNYQNDHPHRYELNLDDLTWADIVSALIRHGIGTALAYIDEENRVVCHPEPDKEVEGRGLIVLVKSADTPPTEELVDALDRYRAFLERWHNLQDDQPQAGATIPKVPTDKQD; the protein is encoded by the coding sequence ATGCTGAATAAAGACCGACGCGCCATTACCGCCGAGCACCACTTCTCGCATCTTCCCATGTCGGGGGTGATTCGCCAACGGATCAAACGCCTGCTGATTGCGCTGCTGTCCCTCGTCGGCATCCACATCATCGCCATGATGACTTTTGAAGGACTGTCGTTGCTTGAGGCTTTCTGGCTGACCTTCACCACACTAGCGACGGTAGGCTACGGTGACATTTCTCCCCAGACCCCCTGGGGGCGGCTCATTACCGTTGCAGTGATGTACATCATGGCGATCACCGTGTTGACGCTGATCGTCAGCGACTACATCGAATACCGGTTCTATCGGCGCGAGCGCATACTGACAGGCCGCTGGAGATACAACATGAAGAATCATATCGTCATCATCAACACCCCAAAATACGGCGGCCAACAATACTTCCTGCGGCTTTCGAGCCAGATCCGGGCGGTGCCGGGCTACGAGAGCGTGCCCATACAGATTCTGACACAACAGTACCCGGAAGGACTCCCGCCGGAACTGAGGGATGCCGGCCTCGTGCACTATCATGGCTCGGGCGGCGACCCGCAAGCCCTCCGGGCCGTCAATATCATCGATGCCCGCCACATCATCGTGCTCGCACCGGACGAGTCAGACCCGGACTCGGATAGCGTCACCTTCAACATTGCCCATCGGCTCAACGATCTCAAGCTCTGTCATCGGGCGACGCTTGAATGCGTTCGCGATGAGGACCGCCATCGCTATACAACCATGGGTATTCGTACCGTCATTCGCCCTGTTCGCACCTATCCGGAAATCATGGTCCGGGCCGTCGTTTCTCCCGGATCGGAGAAGGTGCTGGAGGATCTGTTCAACTACCAGAACGACCATCCGCATCGCTACGAGCTAAACCTCGACGACCTCACCTGGGCGGATATCGTCAGCGCACTGATAAGGCATGGCATAGGTACCGCCCTGGCTTATATCGATGAGGAGAATCGGGTGGTCTGCCATCCGGAGCCGGATAAGGAAGTCGAAGGCCGCGGCCTGATCGTACTGGTCAAATCCGCAGACACGCCGCCGACCGAGGAACTGGTCGATGCCCTGGATCGTTACCGGGCTTTCCTTGAGCGCTGGCATAATCTCCAGGACGATCAGCCGCAAGCGGGTGCGACGATCCCCAAGGTGCCGACCGACAAACAGGACTAG